Proteins from one Syngnathoides biaculeatus isolate LvHL_M chromosome 8, ASM1980259v1, whole genome shotgun sequence genomic window:
- the gap43 gene encoding neuromodulin — MLCCIRRTKPVEKNEDVDQKIEQDGTTNKPEDKAHKAATKIQASFRGHITRKKMKDGEDEKDGDNPAPAEEATERGDEVKKAEGSPAEEGDGAEEKGKKEEDTSQAKSPVAEKPANSPAAAAPSPAGVATSPAGAAPGTISATPSSEPPKEDPKAEETAEEKPKEVEGPAAAVKIPAAATVEEKVEETEEEARQADVPAAVSVPAEKEELDQTKNKDASEESKEEGDTPADAAAEATESKDD, encoded by the exons ATGCTGTGCTGCATAAGAAGAACCAAACCG gtggaaaaaaatgaggatgtGGACCAGAAGATTGAGCAGGATGGGACCACCAACAAACCTGAAGACAAGGCTCATAAGGCCGCGACCAAAATACAGGCCAGCTTCCGTGGACACATAACTcggaaaaagatgaaagatgGAGAGGACGAGAAGGATGGAGACAATCCTGCTCCTGCAGAAGAAGCGACAGAACGTGGCGATGAGGTGAAGAAAGCAGAAGGGTCCCCAGCTGAGGAGGGGGATGGCGCAGAAGAGAAGGGAAAAAAGGAAGAGGATACGAGCCAAGCCAAAAGCCCAGTGGCAGAAAAGCCTGCTAACTCACCAGCAGCCGCCGCTCCCTCTCCTGCAGGAGTGGCCACGTCTCCTGCAGGGGCGGCACCTGGCACCATCTCCGCCACGCCGTCCTCCGAGCCCCCAAAAGAGGATCCGAAGGCCGAGGAGACAGCAGAAGAGAAGCCCAAAGAGGTGGAGGGCCCGGCTGCTGCAGTCAAGATTCCCGCCGCAGCCACGGTGGAGGAGAAGGTGGaggagacagaggaggaggccaGACAAGCCGACGTGCCTGCTGCTGTCAGCGTGCCAGCTGAGAAAGAGGAGCTcgaccaaacaaaaaataaag ATGCTTCGGAGGAGTCTAAAGAAGAGGGCGACACCCCAGCGGATGCGGCCGCAGAGGCCACCGAGTCCAAGGACGACTGA